The following proteins are encoded in a genomic region of Vibrio spartinae:
- a CDS encoding response regulator, producing MPHILIIDDDTELTALLKEVLSFEGFSVAEAHDGEAGLNMLDERTDIILLDVMMPKLNGMETLKRIRSASQYAQTPVLMLTAKGEEIDRVIGLELGADDYLPKPFSDRELLARIRAILRRTQPVPTHQSSEVIESEDLRLYPKRQEAYCHDQLLELTTTEFALLTHFVQHPGETLTKETLSLDVLGKRLAAFDRAIDMHVSNLRKKLPSRNDGRERIKTLRGRGYLMIAED from the coding sequence ATGCCCCATATCCTAATCATTGATGACGATACTGAGTTAACCGCACTACTCAAGGAAGTGCTCAGCTTTGAAGGGTTCAGTGTTGCAGAAGCCCATGATGGGGAAGCCGGTCTGAACATGCTTGATGAACGGACAGACATCATTTTATTGGATGTGATGATGCCCAAACTGAATGGGATGGAAACGCTGAAAAGAATCCGTTCCGCTTCTCAATATGCGCAAACGCCGGTGCTGATGTTGACCGCTAAAGGCGAAGAGATCGATCGGGTCATTGGTCTTGAGCTTGGTGCTGATGACTATCTGCCAAAACCGTTCAGTGACCGGGAACTTCTGGCCCGAATCCGCGCGATTCTCCGTCGTACCCAACCCGTACCGACGCATCAATCAAGTGAAGTCATCGAGAGTGAGGACTTACGCCTCTACCCGAAAAGACAAGAAGCATACTGCCACGATCAACTGCTTGAGTTAACCACAACAGAATTTGCGCTGCTCACTCACTTTGTCCAGCACCCGGGAGAGACACTCACGAAAGAAACCCTGAGTCTGGATGTACTCGGTAAACGACTGGCAGCGTTTGACCGAGCCATTGACATGCATGTCTCCAACTTGAGGAAAAAACTCCCGTCCCGCAATGATGGTCGAGAGAGAATCAAAACACTGCGCGGACGCGGCTACCTGATGATTGCGGAGGACTGA
- the cpxA gene encoding envelope stress sensor histidine kinase CpxA: MHLPKLNSLYGRIFAMFWFTMLLILIVVLLLPNLDPRKTRDLPSSERQRLTAIKENLETRFAGEQDLTLILRTLSAQFIRQPRRNMHHRPLRENQDKPHLFLTDMAGHILMVNGNQMISNRILQNFITGIDSVEQPQQRLYGHFLMTGPMPIHLARQPLRLYVAFPDNQLPPLFIRLLDHPVSLLLVVMLISTPLLLWLAWALSQPAQKLAQAAQRVAQGEFQVDRSLEQGTNEFRQAGQSFNHMVGAVNEMISGQQRLLSDISHELRSPLTRLRMATALATRKQGAGPELERIDTEAQRLEQMIGELLILSRMQLNSHTDQETQPLSSLWETLLEDAVFEAEQMAKTLTYTTIPERYISGNPQQLMSAVENIVRNAIYYGKDQIRVTFSDTPQQLTLCVEDNGEGVPDDELANIFRPFYRVSTTRERHSGGTGLGLAITENAIRQHRGTIQASRSTMGGLMITIILPLDMTA, translated from the coding sequence ATGCATCTTCCTAAGTTAAACAGCCTCTATGGTCGAATCTTTGCCATGTTCTGGTTCACCATGTTACTGATCTTGATCGTGGTACTTTTGCTGCCGAATCTTGACCCGAGAAAAACCAGAGACTTACCGAGTTCGGAACGCCAACGTCTGACGGCAATCAAAGAGAACCTTGAAACCCGATTTGCCGGAGAACAAGATCTCACTCTCATTCTCAGAACATTATCCGCCCAGTTCATCCGACAACCCCGACGCAATATGCACCATCGACCACTTAGGGAAAATCAGGACAAACCGCATCTGTTTCTAACCGATATGGCAGGCCACATTCTGATGGTCAATGGCAATCAGATGATCAGCAACCGGATTCTCCAAAACTTTATCACCGGCATTGATTCAGTCGAGCAACCGCAGCAACGGCTGTACGGCCATTTTCTGATGACGGGCCCGATGCCGATTCATCTTGCCCGACAACCGTTACGACTCTACGTCGCTTTCCCCGACAATCAACTGCCCCCACTTTTTATTCGCTTACTCGATCACCCGGTGTCTCTGTTACTGGTAGTCATGTTGATTAGTACACCGTTGCTGCTTTGGCTAGCATGGGCATTAAGTCAACCGGCTCAAAAACTGGCGCAGGCAGCACAACGTGTTGCGCAAGGCGAGTTTCAGGTTGATCGCTCTCTGGAACAGGGGACCAACGAATTTCGTCAGGCCGGGCAGAGCTTTAACCACATGGTCGGCGCCGTCAATGAGATGATTTCAGGGCAACAACGGCTTTTATCCGATATTTCTCATGAACTGCGCTCACCGCTCACCCGTTTAAGGATGGCGACAGCTCTTGCGACCCGTAAACAAGGAGCCGGCCCTGAACTGGAAAGAATCGATACGGAAGCCCAACGTCTAGAACAGATGATTGGCGAGCTGTTGATCCTGTCCAGAATGCAGCTCAATAGCCACACCGATCAAGAAACGCAGCCGCTGTCCAGTTTATGGGAAACCTTGCTTGAAGATGCCGTCTTCGAAGCTGAACAAATGGCGAAGACACTCACCTATACAACGATTCCGGAGCGATATATCTCAGGCAATCCCCAACAACTGATGAGTGCGGTCGAGAATATAGTGCGTAACGCAATCTACTACGGCAAAGATCAAATTCGGGTCACATTCAGTGACACACCACAACAGTTGACGCTCTGTGTCGAAGATAATGGTGAAGGTGTTCCGGATGATGAATTGGCGAATATATTTCGCCCATTTTATCGCGTATCAACCACCAGAGAGCGCCACAGCGGTGGCACAGGACTAGGGCTTGCAATTACCGAGAATGCCATCCGCCAGCATCGTGGCACGATTCAAGCCAGCCGAAGCACAATGGGCGGGCTAATGATTACCATCATCCTACCGCTGGATATGACAGCTTGA
- a CDS encoding Spy/CpxP family protein refolding chaperone has product MNTLTKVILAAAVLPLALGSMNVFAGYQNHHGGGRWGNQCSECQRYDHRGMFRTFNLTSEQQNQLTALRQKHWEQRQTRMQNFHQEMAPILLAKSFDEKAAQKLAGKMGNGQVDQRVEMMRQRHDMLRVLTPEQQEQWRKMFQERPFGSMTGPGQGGGPRVMMNQW; this is encoded by the coding sequence ATGAATACTTTAACAAAAGTAATATTGGCAGCTGCTGTTCTCCCGCTCGCGCTCGGCAGTATGAATGTTTTTGCCGGATATCAGAACCATCATGGCGGTGGTCGCTGGGGGAATCAATGTTCCGAATGCCAGCGTTATGATCACCGTGGGATGTTTCGAACATTCAACCTGACATCGGAACAGCAAAATCAACTGACAGCACTCCGGCAAAAGCATTGGGAGCAAAGACAGACACGGATGCAAAATTTTCATCAAGAAATGGCCCCTATTTTACTGGCAAAAAGTTTTGATGAGAAAGCCGCTCAGAAACTGGCTGGTAAAATGGGAAATGGGCAAGTTGACCAGCGTGTAGAGATGATGCGCCAACGGCATGACATGTTGCGTGTTTTGACACCAGAACAACAAGAACAATGGCGGAAAATGTTTCAAGAAAGACCATTCGGCAGTATGACCGGACCGGGTCAAGGCGGTGGTCCTCGTGTCATGATGAACCAATGGTAG